The stretch of DNA TAATATTTTTGTTGCAATTTTGTTCATAAATTTCTAGAATTAATTAACAGAAATTTATTGAATGAGGTGTACCCATTGGTAAATGTTATTGAATACTTGTCGGCACTTATTTTGCCAGGGTTACTAGTCCTGCTTTTTACACGGGTCACTTATAATCGACTAATCGGCCTAGTTCTAACGGTTGCTTTGATCGCTGCCTCTGTATATAAAGGTTATACGAATACCTTCGTGTTAATTGTCATTGATGCTTTCTCCTTGACTGCCGGTTTCTGGCTGGCGGCTAAAATGAAGCCAAGAGCAGTGAAGAAGACCTAGTAATCTAACATATCTACGTAGTCTGTCAGGAAACTGGCAGGCTTTTTATTATATTAAATGAAAAATCAAAAAAACGAATACTAGTTCGCATATTGTTGGTTTGTTTTTGGGGTATTGTGGTAGAATGTTAATATGAAATTTTAGAGGATACACTTTCCAGCACCATCCCGGTCAATAACTAGATTTTTAGCTGAAAAGTGATTTATTTGTACGGGAGGAAATCGTGTGAAAGACCAATTTGAATTAGTCTCAGCGTACTCTCCACAGGGGGATCAGCCGGAAGCCATCCGCCAGTTAGTCGAGGGGATTCGAAATAATAAGCGTCATCAAACACTCCTTGGGGCGACAGGAACAGGAAAGACGTTCACCGTTTCTAACGTGATTAAAGAGGTTAATAAACCAACCCTTGTCATTGCCCACAACAAAACATTGGCAGGACAGCTGTACAGCGAGTTCAAGGAATTTTTCCCGAACAACGCGGTAGAGTATTTTGTCAGCTACTATGATTACTATCAACCGGAAGCGTATGTGCCGCAAACCGATACCTTCATTGAAAAAGATGCTAGCATTAACGATGAAATTGATAAATTGCGCCACTCAGCCACTTCTGCTCTTTTTGAACGGAAAGATGTCATCATCATCGCCAGTGTCTCTTGTATCTATGGTCTCGGTTCTCCAGAAGAATATCGTGAGATGGTCCTTTCACTAAGAAGCGGTATGGAAATCGAGCGCAATCACCTGCTCCATCGCTTAGTCGATATTCAATATGAACGAAATGATATTGATTTTAAACGCGGTACCTTTCGGGTTCGTGGAGACGTGGTCGAGATTTTCCCCGTTTCACGTGATGAGCATTGTGTGCGCGTAGAATTTTTCGGTGATGAAATCGACCGGATTCGTGAAGTGGATGCGCTCACAGGTGAAATTATTGGTGAACGCGAGCATATCGCCATTTTTCCAGCCTCCCACTTCGTTACACGAGAAGAGAAAATGCGCGTTGCCATTCAGAATATAGAAAAAGAACTGGAGGAACGCCTTGAGGAGCTGCGAGCGGACAATAAGTTACTTGAAGCCCAGCGAATTGAACAGCGGACCCGTTATGATTTAGAAATGATGAGAGAAATGGGTTTTTGTTCAGGCATTGAAAATTATTCACGTCACCTTACCTTAAGGCCGGCAGGATCGACGCCGTATACACTGCTGGATTATTTTCCAGAAGATTTTCTACTGATTATCGATGAGTCCCATGTTACCCTGCCACAAATCAGGGGTATGTTTAATGGGGACAAAGCAAGGAAACAAGTCCTCGTGGACCATGGTTTCCGTCTGCCATCGGCTCTTGATAACCGGCCGTTAACGTTTGATGAATTTGATAAGCATG from Bacillus sp. SLBN-46 encodes:
- a CDS encoding DUF2198 family protein yields the protein MVNVIEYLSALILPGLLVLLFTRVTYNRLIGLVLTVALIAASVYKGYTNTFVLIVIDAFSLTAGFWLAAKMKPRAVKKT
- the uvrB gene encoding excinuclease ABC subunit UvrB translates to MKDQFELVSAYSPQGDQPEAIRQLVEGIRNNKRHQTLLGATGTGKTFTVSNVIKEVNKPTLVIAHNKTLAGQLYSEFKEFFPNNAVEYFVSYYDYYQPEAYVPQTDTFIEKDASINDEIDKLRHSATSALFERKDVIIIASVSCIYGLGSPEEYREMVLSLRSGMEIERNHLLHRLVDIQYERNDIDFKRGTFRVRGDVVEIFPVSRDEHCVRVEFFGDEIDRIREVDALTGEIIGEREHIAIFPASHFVTREEKMRVAIQNIEKELEERLEELRADNKLLEAQRIEQRTRYDLEMMREMGFCSGIENYSRHLTLRPAGSTPYTLLDYFPEDFLLIIDESHVTLPQIRGMFNGDKARKQVLVDHGFRLPSALDNRPLTFDEFDKHVHNAIFVSATPGPYELEHTPDMVQQIIRPTGLLDPTIEVRPIEGQIDDLIGEIHERVKKNERVLVTTLTKKMSEDLTDYLKEIGIKVQYLHSEVKTLERIEIIRELRMGKYDVLIGINLLREGLDIPEVSLITILDADKEGFLRSERSLIQTIGRAARNANGHVIMYADRMTNSMELAIGETRRRRIIQEEYNEKHGITPKTIQKAIREVIRATHAAEEQEEYTPAASFSKMNKKEREKLIATMEQEMKVEAKALNFERAAELRDLLLELKAEG